The window CCTTTTGATGAAGACAGTTTCCGGTTTCATTCGTATGAAGAGTTTCAAGCTAAGTGTGATCTCAAAGGCGACCTCTACGGTAATCTCTGTAACTCGCCACATGTTTTCTTAGTTGCGGTGCATGATGATTAGATGTAGTATTTAGCATTTCCTAATGAATGAAGTTAACGTTTTAAGAGTTTTTGGTTTTGCTTAGTCGTTCTCTGAAGTGGGTCTTGaaagaatcacatttttatGTAGAGGTCTTAGTCATTCTCTAAAGTCAAGTCAGTCTTGaaagaataaaattttgatgaaTGAAATTCATTTGTTCGGTTTGTAGCGTTAGGTATCAGAACTTACTACCCTTGGCTCTTAGATTTTATTGATCTGTTTAGTACGTTAAACTATTTATTTGGGTTATGTATTTAGTAtgagtttttagagttttttgtttgttttgaacATCCTCTGAAGTGAATTGTAAATATTATTGCAGATTCGGTTTGTTAAGTTACATGTTACATTCCATGAATTTTTATTAACCATATAACTCTCTTCATGGACATTGTAATAGATGTTGTTGGCCACATGAAGTTGGTTAATGGTCAGAGTATCATTGAGACCCCCGTTCTTGACGAAGTGGAGATAGCAAAGGCGAGGCGTGTTCTGGTTCATGTCCAATCACATGAGTAGGTTTTCATTATTTCTTAAACACAACTTCTCTTTACTCTTCTTAACCATTCATGATCGTTTTTTCAATGGACCTGTTATGAAGTTATATCTTTGGGACCAGGCTGCAAGAGACTTCTGCATAAAGTTTAAGTCGTATGGAAAAACACCCACCGTGTTACTGGTCACGACCGTTAATGCAAAGACTCTCGGAGGTTAAGATTTTGTATCTTTAATATATGTTTCTTGCAGTTAGATACTACTGCAGCAtgtggtttttttttggtaCAATAGGTACTCTTGCCCTGACTTCAATGTCCTCCTCGCGTGTGTTTATGACTACGATGTCCAACCTACAATAGATTACTTCGGTAAATATTCTTCTGTTTTGCATTTGCTCTTTGACTAAATGAAGTGCCCGTGTTACCCATTGCAGTGACTAATTGAATCAATGATTTCTACTCTGTCTCAGGTTGGGCTCTAATCCAGCTATTGATGAGCAGGTTAATGCATAAGTGGTAACTAAACGTAAGACAATGACTATAGGGAAAATATTTTCCTACATCAAGCAGGAACATGCTAAGGTAAAACTCAATCTATATATCACTAAAAACTCAATCTATATATCTCTAATTGCTGAGAGAAGCTTATATGCATATACACTCTTGCAGGATGCCTTCTTTGAGTGCACGGCTACAATCGATGACGTCGTGCATGGCTCTGCTTGGTACTACATTGCATGCAGTGGGTGCCATACTAAAAGTTACCAAAGGCCCAACTTCTATGATTTGTACAAACAGCAAGTGTGGGAAGGTCAACGTGTCTGGAGTTGTGCAGTAAGAACTCTCGACTGAATATTCAATTATGCTTTATCGGTATTAGCTTCTAATTCATTCATACCAGGTACCGTTCAAAGATATCTGTTTATGACAACAGTGAGCAAGCTTTTTTGTACTACTTGGTTGATGCTGGGAGTGAGTTAACTGGGAAGCCCGCATCAGAGTTAGTTAGAAACTATTTTGAGGTAAATTTTCATACGACATTGTTCTGTAACGTATTGGCATGACACTGTTGTATTTGAATTTCAGAGTAACGCAGACCAAGAAGGTAACCATGAGGCGCCTGTCCCGGAAGATTTGATCAGCACCATCGGCCAAAGACATAAGTTTTGTGTCAAAGTGACAGAGCTCAACTTATCAGGCAAGACCCGGTCTCTTACTGTGACCAAGAACCTCCCTCTAGACATCCCACCAGCAACAAAATCCTTGGAAGGAAACCACACTACTGCAACTTCGGAGGAAACATTCAAAAACTCTGGATTCTGCAGAGGGGAGTAAGAGGACTTGTGACATTGATGACACAGAGAAAGCGAAACGCTATAAGTGTGGGAACTAGATCTTCCGTACGTTACTAAGACTTGCATGGTTCGTTGCTGTTTAAGTGTTTGTTTTTTAGTTTCATTACTCACTCTATCTTTCCTTTCAGTTTGACTTTTCAGAGCTTTATTTCTTTCCAACATGTTACTGCTTTCAATGATTATGAGTTACTAAACATGTGTTATGCAGTATTACTCTGCTTTTAGCATTACTCTACTTAgttaattatttagaaatatatGCTGATTACAATTACATAGGTTTGAGGAACATATATGAACGGTAAGGCTTATAGTCTGCATAGTGTAAATTAAAGTTGTGATCAACAAGTAATCCTTTTCATATTTTAACGTGATTGGCAATGCATGATTTCGAGAGAGAGTAATATTTTAATATGCATGATACTTTCAGTAAATGGTCAGAGTATATAAGGCAATAAATCATGCAAAGAAGGGAAATGTTTGCATGATTTCGATATTTGCATGACTTTAACTTAATTCAATAAATGGGAAATATCTAAGTATCTAAGTCAATAAATGGGAAATATTCCCCTCAAGCGTTAAGGTAAGATTATCACAGAGCCTTCCCTTTTTCTTCTACAATCCGTTCTCTACATAGAAACCGAccgaaaaaaaaaacccaaatagTAGATTCCCAATTCAAAATCAATACTGAAACCACCATAGGAACTGTCTACGAAACTCAAGCCGACGCAATACACCGAAAGCCTGCGTAAGTGTTAAAAATTCTTTTACAATCCAACAAAATACAAAACTTAATCCAGCTATTAAATTGACAATCGTTTTTTTGTAGGATTGAAATACAGAAAAAATGGAGAACCCACCTCCTACACCCCCTTTGGAAACTGCagctacaaaaatatttacatctGTAGAAGTAATGTCTTTTATAAATGGAGTTGAAAATAGTTCATATATTATGAGTAACCATACTTAATTCCACCCACACAACACTTATAATACAAATGGCTGtcacccaattttttttttccagcaaaaaatTGGTCAACGATGATCAACttaacagttttttttaagACAAATTAAGGTGTTCTACATTTTTAAAAACCTATAAAGAGTTTTAGAGATTCCGACATTACCGGTAATCCAAGGtagatggtgtttcacagatggaTCCTGGAAAGAGAATGATGATTTCTCTGGACAGGGATGGTTCAGTACTTTAGCAGGTTTTGAAGGGCTGATGGGGGCAAGAAATGTTCGAGCTAGTCTATCTCCTCTccatgcggagatggaagcactactttgggcaatggaatgtatgaggaacttacgtcaatttcaggttacgtttgcaacggattgttttcaattggtgaagatggtttcggaaccagaagaatggccagcttttgcaagttatttagaAGATTTTAAAGTCCTGAAGGAAAGTTTTTCACGATCAGAGATTATCCATGTACCAAGAACGCAAAATACAAAGGCGGATACCCTAGCACGTCGTGCCAGGAAAcagccgtctttcgtcgttcacatggatcaacatCCTccagtttggtttacagagtctgtATGAGTCTGTTTatattgatgacaaaaaaataaaaataaagagtttTGGGGATTTTGGGGAGTATTGTTAGACGGTTCTACTAAAACCATATAAATGAtgcaaatattttcaaaatttaaaactcaTATATGGTTTTACTAAACTAATAAAACGGAGTTCAACGATATTGTACTATAAATACATGTAACTATAAAATTGAGAACTGCATTATAGATGGGATGACACTGGTCTCCACAAatctaataaaactaaaaaatgtttgcaatcatatattaaaaaatcataaattatttCGTGGAATAATTTGTATACTATAGAGAGAACTGTATGCCAGTATCCTTTTAGTAACTACATATAATAGAAACTGGAATTcccatataaaattattatttaaatttatataagagATACTGttaataaggaaaaaaaaacatgtatatgGTTTGctaaacataagataattctctTTTTAATATAAACGTGGTTAGAAAACTTAGAATATCTATCTATATACTATAAATATGAActtcttcttatttttataaatgataagtGTTTCTCCCGTACTTGCGAGCTTAACAATTtaacagaaaataatatatagatatataatcaATTCAAAAACCAttagaataatttattttattatgacatatttaataattaactaaatattaacttttaatatatgataaacttttgcatattaaatataaatacattatttaatAGCAATCTACAAATATTTTTACTTGATAAACATATAACAATAAGAATCTCCGTATTTCTAAAAATACTTTAAGGATATTATTAGACATTTTTATAGAACAAAAATActgtaatttaattttatatgcaatttttattagattaaaattaaaattatttatttaaaatttataaataaataaataaaaaatacagtTACTACCAGAATATGAATTTTGGTCACCCCAATTTATAAGTTactcaaatattttaaaatttaaacgtGAATTGGTTTGGATTAGGTTATttcttaataaaacaaatagCCTAAGAATTTGCAAAGCAGGACTAAGAATCATCAAAGGCGAAGACTCACACAAACAAAAAGTGAAGAACATAGTCTAATCTTCAACCGTCTTCGTTCCCATGAgaataagtaaaataaaaaattcagaaTCTCATTGAAGATTTCTAAAGTGGTTATCTATCTAATAATTCACATGTATCTGCTATTCAGTATTCGAGCTATCAACAGAAATTAATCAGAGTTAAAACTCCTTCCTGTATGGTGGATACCTCACTACTTCCAAGTACGTCTCCCTACTCTATTAATTAAGTAAATTGATTCCTAATGCAAAGTTATGTTCACtgatttatttcaaaataaatttcaggCTCTCCAACTCAAGAAAATCCCATCATATCTACCACCCTCTTCGTCAAAAATTCCACCATCTTATTTATGATTTCTACTCCTCTGTTTTGAGACTTTAGCGTTTGCAAACGAGACCAGCCAATTGTTTGTAAACTTACATTATTGCTTCCAATGTCAATTAATATAATCATTGTATCAGTAAGAAACAATAGCCATCGATAATActtctcctctttttttttacattcaaCGAGTACTTTAACCCTGACCAAAATTTAACATTAAACATAATTTagacaaaaatatattgatcTACTATGATATTCtcctttaaaattttcatacaaAATAACCCGGGGGAACAGACCTAGTAAATAATAGTAATCACACTGTAAATCCTTTGGttacaaattaatgatttactaggataagacccgcgccttgcgcgggattaagttattatttttattatattttggagaatgaaacaatagtttggcttcatttggattaggggtgttcaatccggatatcgggttggtttcagttcggttcggtttttttcggtatttcggttagtaaaatataactactattctaaatccatatttactttgacttgaGTCTTTCAcgtacttttgaaagatttcaactggacgactaaattgatcagccaatcttgttgctttaaatcattagtatttatatttatatatatatatatatatatatatatatatatattatttagtttgaatatttattaaataaaaattcatatgcgttatattttatgatcatttgtaacttattataacaaaaaaataatctattgatcacaaaattttcagagtgggaatattcgaatttctaataatatatagacgttttgaaaaattcaaaatataacatataagaaaaaatataaatgtttttattatatatttaatgtgatttttaatatctttcaataatataaaattaaaaaaaagaactaagatacaaaaattgttatcaaatatttattattcataataattaattttcatatatacgttaatcatattaggtaattttgtagcttctaattaaggaaagtgcaaaaaaatatttggtagattatttatgaattcgatagttagtttaataaaaaatataatgtaagttaagatggaccaacctatttttctaagaatagtatattttatatagtcatttattaaatgaaaatttataatcatacagttctatgatcattcatatcattttataactgaatatttaaatcatcgataacaaaattttcaatgtgaaatctttaataagtttataatttataaatgtttttgaaaattcattgaaagttttaatattaaaatatttatgtaatcttatggtatatagtataatctatatatatatgttttattattaaattattttttttactcatatggttttaaaatcatgtgtatcttattataatattaaataaaagtttatattaatacaattttatgatcatttgtaacttattatgacaaaaaaataatctattgatcacaaaattttcagagtgggaatcttcaaatttctaataatttatagacgttttgaaaaattcaaaatataacatataagaaaaaatataaatgtttttattatatatttagtgtgatttttaaatatattttaataatataaaatttagaaaaaaataactaagatacaaaaattgttatcaaatatttattattcataataattaattttcacatatacgttaatcatattaggtaatttcgtagcttttatttaaggaaagtgcaaaacattttttggtacgttatttatcaattcgatagttagtttaataaaaagtgtaatataagttaagatggagcaacctattttttttaagaatagtatattttgtatatttatttattaaataagaatttataatcatacggttctatgatcattcatatcgttttataacaaaatatttaaattatcgataacaaaattttcaatctgaaatctttaataagtttataatttataaatgttcttgaaaattcattgaaagttttgatattaaaatatttatgtaatcttatggtatatagtgtttaatctatatatatatatatttattttattattaaatgatattttttactcattatggttttaaaatcatgtgtatcttcttataataaaaatgttaaaccattgatcattaatttttaacatgataattttaatagttttagtcatttattgtcgtttttaaaaattcaaaatataacatatacgaaaaaatctaaattttatttttatagctaatttgattgtttaatttattttaataatataaaattaaacaaaaaatgatggaggagatatagactgttatcaaatctttattattaaaatcattaattgtcatatatatattagtcatttatggtaattctgtaggttttatttaaggaaagaaaatatcatatcatatcattatatcatatagtttgaccaacgtatgtatctaacaacatataaaaatcgaatgtggacctacttatttttcaattgaatgtaattgactacctaattgagtgccacctatgcattggagcctcttttaattaatataaaattgagattatatcttttcaaatgttcctcaattaatatataggggatattggTACCAGTCATGAATCGGAGGGAAGCGCCGATGTGTCCTCCTTCGTTTGGGCTGGTTTTCTTAACCGATTCTTACGAATTGACGTAACTTTGTAACCGTTGATTAAGATGACTTCAAACTATACTAAAGTGAAAGCTAACAGTCTAACACAATGATATATCTTGTAACAAAATTTCAGTTTAATCCAATAACTAGTAGTCTACTTAATACAACAATATAAATTGTAAGGTATAAACCCTAACTATATTTGCTCTAAGCATACgtataaatacaaaaaagaaaaaaaaaagagattctcATATATCACACAAAGCAAGTGCAAGCCGTAGCATTGCATTTTTCTTACTCCATTATAAAAATCCACACATATATATGGTACAAAAGAGGCCTTAACCGGACAAACCAATCATTATTAGCTGATGATGAAGATTGGTATAAttgaacaatatatatagaaacataAAGTCATGCAtgtataacatatattttttgaaacattcACATGTGGGTTCTCTTTTCAGTAAGGCCACTGGCCCACAAAATTACCTTGAGGATCATAGTTGCAAGTGATGAAGGTTTGACCATTGTCGCAGCTCACTTTTGCACATCCCAACCTCACCGTGTTTTTCCACACAATCTGAGTATAGTGGCCGCACTGTTTTCCTGAGGCACATGTGTTGGAACCATAATCGTAGTCAGCCTGCTCGTTCACCCACATGTTAACTGCTTCAACACCTGACATGTCACCACTGCTCCAGGCGATGTTCTCTCCATAGGGCCCACTCGAGTGTTCCAAGGCGCAGTCACCTCTACGCTGGTTTGCGTAGTCCTGAGCATATGCAGCCACCGTCTCGTCCCACGCTAAAGGATCCACCCCAACTGCTGCTCGTGCTTGGTTGTGAGCGTCCAAAAAGTCTTGTGGGTTGTCTTGGGCTCTTAGGAGAACAATGAAAACAAGGAAAATGGTTGTGGCTACGACTAGGTTTCGAGATGGGTTAAAGATTttcatcttgttttttttttgacggtTAGATTGGATGAGTAATTAGGTTTTGTGGATTAGAAGTGAAGATTGAAGAGAAGTTATATAGTAGTTGGCATGGTTACTTGTTGAACGTTTTTAATTTCCAAATTAATCACTTGTAATTTATATTGGTAACTGATTTACCac of the Brassica rapa cultivar Chiifu-401-42 chromosome A03, CAAS_Brap_v3.01, whole genome shotgun sequence genome contains:
- the LOC103862260 gene encoding pathogenesis-related protein 1-like: MKIFNPSRNLVVATTIFLVFIVLLRAQDNPQDFLDAHNQARAAVGVDPLAWDETVAAYAQDYANQRRGDCALEHSSGPYGENIAWSSGDMSGVEAVNMWVNEQADYDYGSNTCASGKQCGHYTQIVWKNTVRLGCAKVSCDNGQTFITCNYDPQGNFVGQWPY